Proteins encoded by one window of Streptomyces sp. LX-29:
- a CDS encoding VOC family protein: protein MACRISELVLGCRDPEVLARFWCEVLDFVELGREEDGSIEIGPREGFGGPQPTIFLSRRDEPEPGKPRLHIDVNATDRDQDAELERLLKLGARPADIGQTGEESWHVLADPEGNEFCLLKSRLNPL from the coding sequence ATGGCATGTCGTATCAGTGAGCTCGTGCTCGGTTGCCGCGACCCCGAGGTGTTGGCGCGGTTCTGGTGCGAGGTCCTGGACTTCGTGGAGCTCGGCCGCGAAGAGGACGGCAGCATCGAGATCGGGCCGCGCGAGGGGTTCGGCGGCCCGCAGCCGACCATCTTCCTCAGCCGCAGGGACGAGCCGGAGCCGGGGAAGCCCCGGCTGCACATCGACGTCAACGCCACCGACCGCGACCAGGACGCCGAGCTCGAACGCCTCCTGAAGCTCGGGGCGCGCCCGGCCGACATCGGCCAGACCGGTGAGGAGTCCTGGCACGTTCTCGCCGACCCCGAGGGCAATGAGTTCTGCCTGCTCAAGAGCCGCCTCAACCCGCTCTGA
- a CDS encoding VOC family protein → MDILGTSLRVCVNDLDEAVIVYERLTGAEALRFTRGGVSVAAVGCFFLMSGPEAELSILRKITATIAVKDVDEAVADLRAVGAQIVAGPLPTPIGRNLVARHPDGSVFEYVDRKAVA, encoded by the coding sequence ATGGACATTCTGGGGACTTCACTGCGGGTGTGCGTCAACGACCTGGACGAGGCGGTCATCGTCTATGAACGGCTGACCGGCGCCGAGGCGCTCCGCTTCACCCGCGGCGGCGTCTCGGTCGCGGCGGTCGGCTGCTTCTTCCTGATGAGCGGGCCGGAGGCGGAGCTCTCCATCCTGCGGAAGATCACCGCGACGATCGCGGTGAAGGACGTGGACGAGGCGGTGGCGGACCTGCGGGCGGTGGGCGCGCAGATCGTCGCCGGTCCGCTGCCCACCCCCATCGGCCGCAACCTGGTGGCCCGTCACCCGGACGGCTCGGTCTTCGAGTACGTCGACCGGAAGGCGGTCGCCTAG
- a CDS encoding methyltransferase domain-containing protein, with protein MPRSTESPARRDTAVYTHGHHASVLRSHAWRTAANSAGYLLGELRPGLSVLDIGCGPGTISADLAERVAPGGRVTAVDSAPDVLEQARAHAEGRGLPADALRFAVADVLALDFPDDSFDVVHAHQVLQHVSDPVGALREMRRVCRPGGVVAARDADYAAMTWYPRPPGLDTWQELYGRVARAAGGEPDAGRRLLSWALAAGLTGTTASASVWCYATPEERAWWSGLWAERTVASSYAGMAVDGGHATTAVLRSIADAWREWGACRDGWFTVLHGEILWRKPDAPTG; from the coding sequence ATGCCCAGGAGTACGGAGTCCCCCGCCAGGAGGGACACCGCCGTCTACACGCACGGCCACCACGCGTCGGTGCTGCGCTCGCACGCCTGGCGCACGGCCGCCAACTCCGCCGGCTATCTGCTCGGTGAGCTGCGCCCCGGGCTCTCGGTGCTGGACATCGGCTGCGGCCCCGGGACCATCTCCGCCGACCTGGCCGAGCGGGTCGCGCCGGGCGGCCGGGTCACCGCCGTGGACTCCGCCCCGGACGTCCTGGAGCAGGCCCGAGCCCACGCCGAGGGCCGCGGACTGCCCGCCGACGCCCTGCGCTTCGCCGTCGCCGACGTCCTCGCCCTGGACTTTCCGGACGACTCCTTCGACGTCGTCCACGCCCATCAGGTGCTCCAGCACGTCAGCGACCCGGTAGGGGCGCTGCGCGAGATGCGCCGGGTGTGTCGGCCGGGCGGGGTGGTGGCGGCGCGCGACGCCGACTACGCCGCCATGACCTGGTATCCGCGCCCTCCCGGCCTCGACACCTGGCAGGAGCTGTACGGACGGGTCGCGCGGGCCGCCGGCGGCGAGCCGGACGCCGGCCGGCGGCTGCTGTCCTGGGCCCTGGCCGCCGGCCTCACCGGCACCACCGCCTCCGCCTCGGTCTGGTGTTACGCCACCCCCGAGGAGCGGGCCTGGTGGAGCGGGCTCTGGGCGGAGCGCACCGTCGCCTCCTCGTACGCCGGGATGGCCGTCGACGGCGGCCACGCGACCACCGCCGTGCTGCGGTCGATCGCGGACGCCTGGCGGGAGTGGGGAGCGTGCCGGGACGGGTGGTTCACGGTCCTGCATGGGGAGATCCTCTGGAGGAAGCCGGACGCGCCCACCGGGTGA